In Meleagris gallopavo isolate NT-WF06-2002-E0010 breed Aviagen turkey brand Nicholas breeding stock chromosome 2, Turkey_5.1, whole genome shotgun sequence, the following are encoded in one genomic region:
- the LOC104909979 gene encoding phosphatidate phosphatase LPIN1-like, whose translation MEAQLKRNSIDRIRNLDNSVSSQVPPQAHGSQPGNETSPVCSSVKKRRKKRRKSTHKVDSLKREDIGDTSEDEDMFPIEISSEEEKEPLDNSRILVPDVFVDDVSDIKAPAVSTYSQSSSYPRSDGEWSPIQR comes from the exons ATGGAAGCTCAGCTGAAGAGGAACTCAATTGACAGGATAAGAAACCTGGACAACAGTGTATCCTCACAAGTACCACCCCAAGCTCATGGATCCCAGCCTGGTAATGAAACATCTCCCGTCTGTAGCTCTgtgaaaaagaggaggaaaaagaggaggaagtcTACCCACAAAGTAGACAGCTTAAAAAGAGAAGATATCGGAGACACATCAGAAGATGAAGACATGTTTCCTATAGAGATTagctcagaggaagaaaaggaaccATTGGACAACTCAAG GATTCTTGTTCCAGATGTTTTTGTTGATGATGTATCTGATATAAAGGCTCCTGCTGTTTCTACTTATTCCCAGTCCTCATCTTACCCACGTTCGGATGGGGAATGGTCACCTATTCAAAGGTAA